One segment of Rosa chinensis cultivar Old Blush chromosome 6, RchiOBHm-V2, whole genome shotgun sequence DNA contains the following:
- the LOC112172899 gene encoding carotenoid 9,10(9',10')-cleavage dioxygenase 1 isoform X3, with product MVASLEMKTQRELATSCSSSMVVAFQVNCCIQNKKPSAVLDNIEYFKTTLSSAIMKQPLLRRMQQVIPMHIDVSKIFKNASAKMLDAFVDSVFEFIDQPLLPSQKNFAPVGELEGEGVVITSIIGRIPDNFPEGVYVRNGPNPLFGGLKSTKSVFGRSSHIWIEGEGMVHGLYFTKNDVVSSDGSRWTVRYNNRHVETETYKLEKQRNKPSFLPAIGGDSPAILSAYLLNLLRFGKVNKYLSNTNVFEHSGRFYSVAENHIPQEIDILTLETLGNWDVSGAWNRPFISHPKRAPGTGELVIMGVDAVKPFWEVGVVSGNMYNVIMDIALTIDIKRLVGGGPLVKYNEEEYARICVMPRYGDASSIRWFKVEPNCTFHIINSFEAGDEQVVVWGCKALDSVIGPSNESSTDNSTSTAEDASKLYSHAYEWRLNMETGEVRERYLTGKKFSMDFPTINGNFCGLKNRFGYAQVVDSVASSTSGLLKYGGIAKLHFEEPAEREGELENEEIKVERHMFEENTFCTGAAFVPKQSDSSRTGSIILEEVEEDDGWVITFVHNEDTKVSQVYVIDTKEFCSEPVAKITLPCRVPYGFHGAFMPTSSNT from the exons AAGCAGCCATTGTTGAGAAGGATGCAACAAGTAATTCCCATGCATATAGATGTCTCGAAAATCTTCAAGAACGCTTCTGCAAAAATGTTGGACGCTTTTGTAGATTCGGTATTTGAATTCATTGATCAACCATTGCTTCCATCTCAG AAGAACTTCGCCCCAGTTGGTGAATTGGAAGGAGAAGGAGTTGTAATCACGAGCATCATCGGAAGAATTCCAGATAACTTTCCGGAGGGAGTCTACGTAAGAAATG GACCAAACCCTTTATTTGGAGGATTGAAATCGACGAAATCAGTGTTTGGAAGGTCAAGTCATATATGGATAGAAGGAGAAGGCATGGTTCATGGTCTGTATTTTACTAAGAACGACGTCGTCAGCAGTGATGGTAGCAGATGGACGGTCCGGTACAACAACAGACATGTCGAAACCGAAACTTACAAGcttgaaaaacaaagaaacaagccTTCTTTTCTCCCTGCCATTGGTGGCGACTCGCCGGCTATTTTGTCTGCTTATCTCCTCAATTTG TTGCGGTTTGGCAAAGTAAACAAGTACTTAAGCAACACAAATGTGTTTGAGCATTCGGGGAGGTTTTACTCAGTTGCAGAAAATCACATACCACAAGAGATTGATATCCTTACGCTGGAAACTTTAGGAAATTGGGATGTCTCTGGAGCTTGGAACAGACCTTTTATTAGCCACCCGAAG AGAGCTCCAGGCACAGGAGAGTTGGTCATAATGGGCGTGGACGCAGTTAAACCGTTTTGGGAAGTAGGGGTAGTTTCTGGTAATAT GTACAATGTGATCATGGATATTGCACTAACTATAGACATAAAGAGACTCGTAGGTGGAGGCCC ATTAGTAAAGTATAATGAAGAAGAATATGCAAGAATTTGTGTAATGCCTCGCTACGGTGACGCAAGTTCAATCCGGTGGTTTAAAGTTGAACCCAATTGCACATTTCACATCATCAATAGTTTTGAAGCTGGTGATGAG CAGGTTGTAGTGTGGGGTTGTAAAGCTCTTGACTCAGTTATAGGTCCAAGTAATGAAAGCAGTACTGATAATAGCACCTCAACGGCAGAGGATGCTAGTAAATTATACTCCCATGCTTATGAATGGAGATTAAACATGGAGACTGGAGAAGTCAGGGAGAGATATCTCACTGGCAAAAAGTTTTCCATGGATTTTCCTACGATCAATGGAAACTTTTGCGGCCTTAAAAACAGATTTGGGTATGCCCAAGTCGTCGATTCAGTTGCGAGCTCTACCTCAG GGTTGCTTAAGTATGGTGGTATAGCTAAGCTACATTTTGAAGAGCCAGCTGAG AGAGAAGGCGAATTAGAAAATGAGGAAATAAAGGTAGAAAGACATATGTTTGAGGAGAACACCTTTTGTACCGGAGCTGCTTTTGTCCCTAAACAAAGTGATAGTAGCAGGACTGGTAGTATTATTCttgaagaagtagaagaagatgatggatgGGTTATTACTTTTGTTCACAATGAAGATACCAAAGTATCACAA GTTTATGTTATTGATACCAAGGAGTTTTGCAGTGAGCCTGTAGCCAAAATTACATTGCCCTGCAGAGTTCCATATGGATTTCATGGAGCTTTCATGCCAACCTCATCGAACACCTAA
- the LOC112172899 gene encoding carotenoid 9,10(9',10')-cleavage dioxygenase 1 isoform X2, with translation MVASLEMKTQRELATSCSSSMVVAFQVNCCIQNKKPSAVLDNIEYFKTTLSSAIMKQPLLRRMQQVIPMHIDVSKIFKNASAKMLDAFVDSVFEFIDQPLLPSQKNFAPVGELEGEGVVITSIIGRIPDNFPEGVYVRNGPNPLFGGLKSTKSVFGRSSHIWIEGEGMVHGLYFTKNDVVSSDGSRWTVRYNNRHVETETYKLEKQRNKPSFLPAIGGDSPAILSAYLLNLLRFGKVNKYLSNTNVFEHSGRFYSVAENHIPQEIDILTLETLGNWDVSGAWNRPFISHPKRAPGTGELVIMGVDAVKPFWEVGVVSADGKELIHKVDLKLNRCSICHEIGVTQRYNVIMDIALTIDIKRLVGGGPLVKYNEEEYARICVMPRYGDASSIRWFKVEPNCTFHIINSFEAGDEVVVWGCKALDSVIGPSNESSTDNSTSTAEDASKLYSHAYEWRLNMETGEVRERYLTGKKFSMDFPTINGNFCGLKNRFGYAQVVDSVASSTSGLLKYGGIAKLHFEEPAEREGELENEEIKVERHMFEENTFCTGAAFVPKQSDSSRTGSIILEEVEEDDGWVITFVHNEDTKVSQVYVIDTKEFCSEPVAKITLPCRVPYGFHGAFMPTSSNT, from the exons AAGCAGCCATTGTTGAGAAGGATGCAACAAGTAATTCCCATGCATATAGATGTCTCGAAAATCTTCAAGAACGCTTCTGCAAAAATGTTGGACGCTTTTGTAGATTCGGTATTTGAATTCATTGATCAACCATTGCTTCCATCTCAG AAGAACTTCGCCCCAGTTGGTGAATTGGAAGGAGAAGGAGTTGTAATCACGAGCATCATCGGAAGAATTCCAGATAACTTTCCGGAGGGAGTCTACGTAAGAAATG GACCAAACCCTTTATTTGGAGGATTGAAATCGACGAAATCAGTGTTTGGAAGGTCAAGTCATATATGGATAGAAGGAGAAGGCATGGTTCATGGTCTGTATTTTACTAAGAACGACGTCGTCAGCAGTGATGGTAGCAGATGGACGGTCCGGTACAACAACAGACATGTCGAAACCGAAACTTACAAGcttgaaaaacaaagaaacaagccTTCTTTTCTCCCTGCCATTGGTGGCGACTCGCCGGCTATTTTGTCTGCTTATCTCCTCAATTTG TTGCGGTTTGGCAAAGTAAACAAGTACTTAAGCAACACAAATGTGTTTGAGCATTCGGGGAGGTTTTACTCAGTTGCAGAAAATCACATACCACAAGAGATTGATATCCTTACGCTGGAAACTTTAGGAAATTGGGATGTCTCTGGAGCTTGGAACAGACCTTTTATTAGCCACCCGAAG AGAGCTCCAGGCACAGGAGAGTTGGTCATAATGGGCGTGGACGCAGTTAAACCGTTTTGGGAAGTAGGGGTAGTTTCTG CTGATGGCAAAGAATTAATCCACAAGGTGGATCTCAAACTCAATAGGTGCAGCATTTGTCATGAAATAGGGGTTACGCAGAG GTACAATGTGATCATGGATATTGCACTAACTATAGACATAAAGAGACTCGTAGGTGGAGGCCC ATTAGTAAAGTATAATGAAGAAGAATATGCAAGAATTTGTGTAATGCCTCGCTACGGTGACGCAAGTTCAATCCGGTGGTTTAAAGTTGAACCCAATTGCACATTTCACATCATCAATAGTTTTGAAGCTGGTGATGAG GTTGTAGTGTGGGGTTGTAAAGCTCTTGACTCAGTTATAGGTCCAAGTAATGAAAGCAGTACTGATAATAGCACCTCAACGGCAGAGGATGCTAGTAAATTATACTCCCATGCTTATGAATGGAGATTAAACATGGAGACTGGAGAAGTCAGGGAGAGATATCTCACTGGCAAAAAGTTTTCCATGGATTTTCCTACGATCAATGGAAACTTTTGCGGCCTTAAAAACAGATTTGGGTATGCCCAAGTCGTCGATTCAGTTGCGAGCTCTACCTCAG GGTTGCTTAAGTATGGTGGTATAGCTAAGCTACATTTTGAAGAGCCAGCTGAG AGAGAAGGCGAATTAGAAAATGAGGAAATAAAGGTAGAAAGACATATGTTTGAGGAGAACACCTTTTGTACCGGAGCTGCTTTTGTCCCTAAACAAAGTGATAGTAGCAGGACTGGTAGTATTATTCttgaagaagtagaagaagatgatggatgGGTTATTACTTTTGTTCACAATGAAGATACCAAAGTATCACAA GTTTATGTTATTGATACCAAGGAGTTTTGCAGTGAGCCTGTAGCCAAAATTACATTGCCCTGCAGAGTTCCATATGGATTTCATGGAGCTTTCATGCCAACCTCATCGAACACCTAA
- the LOC112172899 gene encoding carotenoid 9,10(9',10')-cleavage dioxygenase 1 isoform X1: MVASLEMKTQRELATSCSSSMVVAFQVNCCIQNKKPSAVLDNIEYFKTTLSSAIMKQPLLRRMQQVIPMHIDVSKIFKNASAKMLDAFVDSVFEFIDQPLLPSQKNFAPVGELEGEGVVITSIIGRIPDNFPEGVYVRNGPNPLFGGLKSTKSVFGRSSHIWIEGEGMVHGLYFTKNDVVSSDGSRWTVRYNNRHVETETYKLEKQRNKPSFLPAIGGDSPAILSAYLLNLLRFGKVNKYLSNTNVFEHSGRFYSVAENHIPQEIDILTLETLGNWDVSGAWNRPFISHPKRAPGTGELVIMGVDAVKPFWEVGVVSADGKELIHKVDLKLNRCSICHEIGVTQRYNVIMDIALTIDIKRLVGGGPLVKYNEEEYARICVMPRYGDASSIRWFKVEPNCTFHIINSFEAGDEQVVVWGCKALDSVIGPSNESSTDNSTSTAEDASKLYSHAYEWRLNMETGEVRERYLTGKKFSMDFPTINGNFCGLKNRFGYAQVVDSVASSTSGLLKYGGIAKLHFEEPAEREGELENEEIKVERHMFEENTFCTGAAFVPKQSDSSRTGSIILEEVEEDDGWVITFVHNEDTKVSQVYVIDTKEFCSEPVAKITLPCRVPYGFHGAFMPTSSNT; encoded by the exons AAGCAGCCATTGTTGAGAAGGATGCAACAAGTAATTCCCATGCATATAGATGTCTCGAAAATCTTCAAGAACGCTTCTGCAAAAATGTTGGACGCTTTTGTAGATTCGGTATTTGAATTCATTGATCAACCATTGCTTCCATCTCAG AAGAACTTCGCCCCAGTTGGTGAATTGGAAGGAGAAGGAGTTGTAATCACGAGCATCATCGGAAGAATTCCAGATAACTTTCCGGAGGGAGTCTACGTAAGAAATG GACCAAACCCTTTATTTGGAGGATTGAAATCGACGAAATCAGTGTTTGGAAGGTCAAGTCATATATGGATAGAAGGAGAAGGCATGGTTCATGGTCTGTATTTTACTAAGAACGACGTCGTCAGCAGTGATGGTAGCAGATGGACGGTCCGGTACAACAACAGACATGTCGAAACCGAAACTTACAAGcttgaaaaacaaagaaacaagccTTCTTTTCTCCCTGCCATTGGTGGCGACTCGCCGGCTATTTTGTCTGCTTATCTCCTCAATTTG TTGCGGTTTGGCAAAGTAAACAAGTACTTAAGCAACACAAATGTGTTTGAGCATTCGGGGAGGTTTTACTCAGTTGCAGAAAATCACATACCACAAGAGATTGATATCCTTACGCTGGAAACTTTAGGAAATTGGGATGTCTCTGGAGCTTGGAACAGACCTTTTATTAGCCACCCGAAG AGAGCTCCAGGCACAGGAGAGTTGGTCATAATGGGCGTGGACGCAGTTAAACCGTTTTGGGAAGTAGGGGTAGTTTCTG CTGATGGCAAAGAATTAATCCACAAGGTGGATCTCAAACTCAATAGGTGCAGCATTTGTCATGAAATAGGGGTTACGCAGAG GTACAATGTGATCATGGATATTGCACTAACTATAGACATAAAGAGACTCGTAGGTGGAGGCCC ATTAGTAAAGTATAATGAAGAAGAATATGCAAGAATTTGTGTAATGCCTCGCTACGGTGACGCAAGTTCAATCCGGTGGTTTAAAGTTGAACCCAATTGCACATTTCACATCATCAATAGTTTTGAAGCTGGTGATGAG CAGGTTGTAGTGTGGGGTTGTAAAGCTCTTGACTCAGTTATAGGTCCAAGTAATGAAAGCAGTACTGATAATAGCACCTCAACGGCAGAGGATGCTAGTAAATTATACTCCCATGCTTATGAATGGAGATTAAACATGGAGACTGGAGAAGTCAGGGAGAGATATCTCACTGGCAAAAAGTTTTCCATGGATTTTCCTACGATCAATGGAAACTTTTGCGGCCTTAAAAACAGATTTGGGTATGCCCAAGTCGTCGATTCAGTTGCGAGCTCTACCTCAG GGTTGCTTAAGTATGGTGGTATAGCTAAGCTACATTTTGAAGAGCCAGCTGAG AGAGAAGGCGAATTAGAAAATGAGGAAATAAAGGTAGAAAGACATATGTTTGAGGAGAACACCTTTTGTACCGGAGCTGCTTTTGTCCCTAAACAAAGTGATAGTAGCAGGACTGGTAGTATTATTCttgaagaagtagaagaagatgatggatgGGTTATTACTTTTGTTCACAATGAAGATACCAAAGTATCACAA GTTTATGTTATTGATACCAAGGAGTTTTGCAGTGAGCCTGTAGCCAAAATTACATTGCCCTGCAGAGTTCCATATGGATTTCATGGAGCTTTCATGCCAACCTCATCGAACACCTAA